A stretch of the Candidatus Limnocylindrales bacterium genome encodes the following:
- the murG gene encoding undecaprenyldiphospho-muramoylpentapeptide beta-N-acetylglucosaminyltransferase: MRLAIAGGGTGGHLFPGLAVAELARETGAAEEIVFFGAERGIEFRVVPKAGFPLVAEKVHGIAGGGPVAAARSILEMLAATVRAHRELGRRGIDVVIGLGGYASAPAVLAARLRRIPVVLLEQNREPGISNRALGYLAMRICTSFEGTSRFPARKVTCTGNPLRRGFDTRPPYPGRDMLLVFGGSGGARSLNRAVVAALAELQSSQPLLPILHQVGQAFVQEIEEAYANAGVAAEVVPFIEDMHGAYSRALLAICRSGATSIAELVATGTPAVLIPLAHSAGGHQLENARELEKAGAAVVVLDDEKCARALVAVLGGLLPDTARLTSMADRAASLGRPGAAARVLQIVTELARGRRRQA; the protein is encoded by the coding sequence GTGAGACTCGCCATCGCCGGCGGAGGCACGGGAGGCCACCTCTTCCCGGGTCTGGCGGTGGCCGAGCTGGCGCGCGAGACGGGCGCTGCCGAAGAGATCGTGTTCTTCGGCGCCGAGCGCGGCATCGAGTTCCGCGTCGTTCCCAAGGCCGGGTTCCCGCTGGTGGCCGAGAAGGTGCACGGCATCGCCGGCGGCGGCCCGGTTGCGGCGGCGCGATCGATTCTGGAGATGCTGGCCGCCACGGTGCGGGCGCATCGGGAGCTGGGCCGGCGCGGCATCGACGTCGTCATCGGCCTTGGCGGCTACGCATCGGCTCCCGCGGTCCTGGCGGCGCGCCTCCGGCGCATCCCCGTCGTGCTCCTCGAGCAGAACCGGGAGCCCGGCATCTCCAACCGTGCGCTCGGCTATCTGGCCATGCGCATCTGTACGAGCTTCGAGGGCACCTCGCGCTTCCCTGCCCGCAAGGTCACGTGCACGGGCAATCCCCTGCGCCGTGGGTTCGACACGCGACCGCCTTACCCGGGCCGCGACATGCTGCTCGTCTTTGGCGGAAGCGGCGGCGCCCGAAGCCTGAACCGCGCGGTAGTCGCGGCGCTCGCCGAGCTCCAGTCCTCGCAACCGCTTCTCCCCATCCTTCACCAGGTCGGCCAAGCATTCGTGCAAGAAATCGAGGAGGCCTACGCCAATGCCGGAGTCGCAGCCGAGGTCGTTCCCTTCATCGAGGACATGCATGGCGCATACTCGCGCGCGCTGCTTGCGATCTGCCGCTCGGGCGCGACGAGCATTGCCGAGCTGGTCGCCACCGGCACGCCGGCGGTGCTGATCCCGCTGGCGCACTCGGCCGGCGGTCACCAGCTCGAGAACGCGCGCGAGCTGGAAAAAGCAGGTGCGGCGGTGGTCGTGCTCGATGACGAAAAATGTGCGCGCGCCCTCGTTGCCGTTCTTGGCGGCTTGCTACCGGACACTGCGCGGCTAACCTCTATGGCAGACCGCGCTGCGTCACTCGGACGTCCTGGCGCGGCGGCGCGCGTGCTCCAGATAGTGACCGAGCTGGCGCGCGGTCGCCGCCGACAAGCGTAA
- the ftsW gene encoding putative lipid II flippase FtsW — MKWQTSAAGTVATVTEFPRARVRISDRPDPWLLSLVAILATLGMIFVFDTSWFVSSYSFGDGYRMTIKHGISAAIGAVLLFICSRCPSDFLERKAYWIFGMSVPVLLLTLVPGVGECANGACRWVSLGFFNLQPAEFTKIGFVIVAAAYLTRVSDRLRNPLYGIAPVLGTVGVLGVILLAQPDFGTAALLGAIAVLMLFLAGVPVWQLIAPGACMVAAAAYLVISEPYRFKRLTVFLNPDADPQGVGWQLRQALIAFGSGQVTGQGLGASTQKTGWLPEAHTDFIFSVIGEETGLIGALVIVALFALVAWRGFRIAHRHSEPFAQLLAAALTLVITLQAMINMGVVLGLLPTKGIGLPFISYGGSSMMVFLAAAGILLSLSRELRER, encoded by the coding sequence ATGAAGTGGCAGACGTCGGCGGCAGGCACCGTGGCGACGGTGACCGAGTTCCCTCGCGCACGCGTTCGCATTTCGGATCGCCCCGATCCCTGGCTGCTCAGCCTTGTGGCGATCCTGGCCACGCTCGGCATGATCTTCGTCTTCGACACCAGCTGGTTCGTCTCCAGCTACAGCTTCGGTGACGGCTACCGCATGACGATCAAGCACGGCATATCGGCCGCCATCGGCGCTGTGCTGCTGTTCATCTGCTCGCGCTGCCCCTCCGACTTTCTCGAGCGCAAGGCCTATTGGATCTTCGGCATGTCGGTGCCGGTGCTGCTGCTGACGCTGGTGCCGGGAGTGGGCGAGTGCGCCAACGGCGCCTGCCGCTGGGTATCCCTCGGCTTCTTCAACCTGCAGCCGGCAGAGTTCACCAAGATCGGCTTCGTCATCGTGGCGGCGGCCTATCTGACGCGAGTGTCCGACCGGTTGCGCAACCCCCTCTACGGCATCGCGCCGGTGCTGGGAACGGTGGGCGTGCTCGGCGTGATCCTGCTCGCGCAGCCCGACTTCGGAACTGCGGCGCTGCTAGGTGCCATTGCGGTGCTGATGCTGTTCCTGGCCGGCGTTCCGGTCTGGCAGCTGATCGCACCCGGCGCGTGCATGGTCGCTGCCGCCGCCTATCTCGTCATCAGCGAGCCGTACCGATTCAAGCGGCTGACCGTGTTCCTGAATCCCGACGCCGATCCGCAAGGCGTCGGCTGGCAGCTTCGCCAGGCGCTGATCGCTTTCGGCTCCGGACAGGTCACGGGCCAGGGCCTGGGAGCTTCGACGCAGAAGACGGGATGGCTTCCCGAAGCGCACACCGACTTCATCTTTTCGGTCATCGGCGAGGAGACCGGGCTGATCGGCGCACTGGTCATCGTGGCGCTGTTCGCGCTCGTGGCGTGGCGGGGCTTCCGCATTGCGCATCGTCACAGCGAGCCGTTCGCGCAGCTCCTGGCCGCGGCGCTGACGCTGGTCATCACGCTGCAGGCGATGATCAACATGGGCGTGGTCCTCGGCCTGCTGCCCACCAAGGGCATCGGGCTGCCGTTCATCAGCTACGGCGGCTCCTCGATGATGGTCTTCCTCGCCGCCGCCGGCATCCTCCTCTCGCTCTCCCGCGAGCTGCGCGAACGGTGA
- the mraY gene encoding phospho-N-acetylmuramoyl-pentapeptide-transferase: protein MIYNILVPLAAQYSQLNVLRYITFRALVASVLALLLSLVLGPSLIRRLRTGQFGQPVSAYAPEGHAAKKGTPTMGGLLIVTSLGLSTLLLADLTNVYVLITLFVTLGFSAVGFVDDWQKVRQRRNDGMSAREKLLWQFVIACIGMAVLWSRPEFDAHLAIPFFKDVRPDLGWMYIPFGAIVIVGASNAVNLTDGLDGLAIGPVMTTAATLAILTYCAGHAVIAEYLLITHVPGAGELAILCGATAMAGLGFLWFNAHPAQMFMGDVGSLALGAVLGMVAVISKNELVLLVAGGVFVVEALSVIIQIGSIKLRGKRVFLMAPIHHHFEKAGWPETQVVIRCWIISLMCALVSLATLKLR from the coding sequence ATGATCTACAACATTCTGGTCCCGCTCGCCGCGCAGTACAGCCAGCTCAACGTCCTGCGCTACATCACGTTTCGCGCGCTGGTGGCGTCGGTGCTGGCCCTGCTGCTCTCGCTCGTGCTCGGCCCCAGCCTGATCCGGCGTCTGCGCACGGGTCAGTTCGGCCAGCCCGTCAGCGCGTACGCGCCCGAAGGCCATGCCGCCAAGAAGGGCACGCCCACGATGGGCGGCCTTCTCATCGTCACCTCGCTGGGCCTGTCGACGCTGCTGCTGGCGGACCTGACGAACGTCTACGTCCTGATCACGCTGTTCGTCACGCTCGGCTTTTCGGCAGTCGGCTTCGTCGACGACTGGCAGAAGGTGCGCCAGCGCCGCAACGACGGCATGAGCGCGCGCGAGAAGCTGCTGTGGCAGTTCGTCATCGCCTGCATCGGCATGGCGGTGCTGTGGTCGCGCCCGGAGTTCGACGCGCATCTGGCCATTCCGTTCTTCAAGGACGTGCGGCCCGATCTCGGCTGGATGTACATTCCTTTCGGAGCGATCGTGATCGTGGGCGCCTCCAACGCGGTCAACCTCACCGACGGCCTCGACGGTCTGGCCATCGGTCCGGTCATGACGACGGCCGCTACCCTGGCCATCCTCACCTACTGCGCCGGACACGCCGTCATCGCCGAATACCTTCTGATCACGCACGTCCCCGGCGCCGGCGAGCTTGCCATCCTGTGCGGCGCCACGGCGATGGCCGGCCTCGGCTTCCTGTGGTTCAACGCGCACCCGGCCCAGATGTTCATGGGCGACGTGGGCTCGCTCGCGCTCGGCGCGGTGCTCGGCATGGTGGCCGTGATCTCCAAGAACGAGCTGGTGCTGCTGGTGGCCGGCGGCGTCTTCGTGGTCGAGGCGCTCTCGGTCATCATCCAGATCGGCTCGATCAAGCTGCGCGGCAAGCGCGTCTTCCTGATGGCTCCCATCCATCACCACTTCGAGAAGGCCGGGTGGCCCGAGACGCAGGTGGTGATCCGCTGCTGGATCATCTCGTTGATGTGCGCGCTGGTCAGCCTGGCCACGCTCAAGCTGCGCTGA
- the murF gene encoding UDP-N-acetylmuramoyl-tripeptide--D-alanyl-D-alanine ligase, translated as MKTDNDSAPEAPGEYFPLSVAARAISGRLRAGEPDALIQYIGTDTRTARAGELFFCLRGENFDGHDFMDAAIAAGVLGIVCEYGRVPASAAGVAFIEVADTQRALGDLAAHHRRRFAIPVVGVTGSNGKTTTKEMLRAILLAHCGDGSVLATRGNLNNLIGVPLTLFGLRSCHKAAVVEMGMNAPGEIARLAEITAPTIGLITCVAEAHLEGLGSIAGVARAKGELFEGLPSDACAIVNADDANVMAQAPRFSGRRLTFGDAGAVTARNIVCDRVDATGFDLCFQGACAHVELPLGGRHNVQNALGAAAAAFAAGVSVETAAAGLTRMQAPPMRLAAERLENGITLINDVYNANPGSLRAAIQTLGSVAARRIVVLGDMLELGPRSQELHRQAGRDAAAIEPTLLCAFGRFAADIVDGARSAGLADERACVCARHEDAAAAVAEAWRTGDAVLVKGSRGAAMEKVVEALRTLAAKQ; from the coding sequence TTGAAGACCGACAACGATTCCGCACCCGAAGCGCCGGGCGAGTACTTTCCGCTGAGCGTGGCGGCACGCGCCATCTCCGGCCGGCTGCGCGCCGGCGAACCTGACGCCCTCATCCAGTACATCGGCACCGACACGCGCACCGCGCGCGCGGGCGAGCTGTTCTTCTGCCTGCGCGGCGAGAACTTCGACGGGCACGACTTCATGGACGCGGCCATCGCCGCCGGCGTCCTCGGCATCGTGTGCGAGTACGGGCGCGTGCCTGCCTCGGCCGCGGGCGTCGCGTTCATCGAGGTCGCCGACACACAGCGCGCGCTCGGAGATCTGGCCGCGCATCACCGCCGCCGCTTCGCGATCCCGGTCGTCGGCGTCACCGGCTCCAACGGCAAGACGACCACCAAGGAGATGCTGCGCGCGATCCTGCTCGCGCACTGCGGCGATGGCAGCGTCCTGGCCACGCGCGGCAACCTCAACAATCTCATCGGCGTGCCGCTGACGCTGTTCGGGCTGCGCTCGTGCCACAAGGCGGCCGTGGTGGAGATGGGCATGAACGCGCCCGGCGAGATCGCTCGCCTCGCCGAGATCACGGCGCCCACCATCGGCCTGATCACGTGCGTGGCCGAGGCGCATCTGGAAGGCCTCGGCTCCATCGCCGGGGTGGCACGCGCCAAAGGCGAGCTGTTCGAGGGCCTGCCCTCGGATGCCTGCGCGATCGTCAACGCCGACGACGCCAACGTCATGGCGCAGGCGCCGCGGTTCTCCGGACGCCGCCTGACCTTCGGCGACGCCGGCGCCGTCACCGCACGCAACATCGTCTGCGACCGCGTCGATGCCACCGGCTTCGACCTGTGTTTCCAGGGTGCGTGCGCGCACGTGGAGCTGCCGCTGGGCGGACGGCACAACGTGCAGAACGCGCTCGGCGCCGCGGCCGCGGCCTTTGCCGCCGGCGTGTCGGTGGAGACCGCGGCGGCCGGGCTGACGCGCATGCAGGCGCCGCCGATGCGCCTTGCGGCCGAGCGCCTCGAAAACGGCATCACGCTCATCAACGACGTCTACAACGCCAATCCGGGATCGCTTCGCGCCGCCATTCAGACGCTGGGGTCGGTGGCGGCGCGGCGCATCGTGGTGCTCGGCGACATGCTCGAGCTCGGCCCGCGCTCGCAGGAGCTTCACCGCCAGGCGGGGCGCGATGCCGCCGCCATCGAGCCGACTCTTCTTTGCGCCTTCGGCCGTTTCGCTGCCGACATCGTCGATGGCGCACGCAGCGCCGGGCTTGCTGACGAGCGCGCCTGCGTGTGCGCTCGTCACGAGGACGCTGCGGCCGCGGTTGCCGAAGCGTGGCGAACCGGCGATGCCGTACTCGTCAAAGGGTCTCGCGGCGCGGCGATGGAGAAGGTCGTCGAGGCGCTGCGGACGCTGGCGGCCAAGCAATGA
- the murD gene encoding UDP-N-acetylmuramoyl-L-alanine--D-glutamate ligase, which produces MDAKPSSRSVLVLGLARSGIAAANLAERLGWRVTLTDDRDAAIEGAPASSTRVAAPEALAMLDEIDVIVPSPGVPAAHPILDAARLRGIRILPEIELAADHLGNTTLLAVTGTNGKSTTVTLLGAILTAAGYRTFTGGNLGSPLSNAALGQYDFAVAEVSSFQLEWATTFHPHVASLLNLTADHLDRHGDMVSYLGAKLRLFANMDDSDFAVFARGADWTETASLSTRAQVSTFGWEGEGGVTIERASRELHADGFTVRLPERWPRLPHDLENAAAAAEMVRVLGIGAEHVERALAEFQPLRHRLALVAEAGGIQWWNDSKATNVGATLSSLRAFDGNVILLAGGVSKGCDFAPLVAEAGRMKMVIAYGACAAEVESALAGHAAVVVEPGLERAVKRAAAEAACGDVVLLAPACASFDEFRDYVDRGEKFEGWVRGLQEVGR; this is translated from the coding sequence GTGGACGCGAAACCCTCCTCACGATCGGTTCTCGTTCTCGGCCTTGCTCGCAGCGGCATCGCTGCAGCGAACCTCGCCGAGCGCCTCGGATGGCGCGTCACGCTCACCGACGACCGCGACGCGGCCATCGAGGGCGCGCCCGCCTCCTCGACGCGCGTTGCGGCGCCCGAGGCGCTGGCAATGCTCGACGAGATCGACGTCATCGTTCCGAGCCCCGGCGTGCCGGCAGCGCATCCGATCCTGGATGCGGCGCGGCTGCGTGGGATCCGCATCCTGCCCGAGATCGAGCTGGCCGCCGATCATCTCGGCAACACCACGCTTCTGGCCGTCACCGGCACCAACGGCAAGAGCACCACGGTGACGCTGCTCGGCGCCATCCTGACCGCGGCCGGCTACAGGACGTTCACCGGCGGCAACCTCGGCAGCCCCCTGAGCAACGCGGCGCTCGGCCAGTACGACTTCGCGGTGGCCGAAGTCTCCAGCTTTCAGCTCGAGTGGGCCACCACGTTCCACCCTCACGTCGCCTCGCTGCTCAATCTCACCGCCGATCACCTCGACCGTCACGGCGACATGGTCTCCTACCTCGGCGCCAAGCTGCGCCTGTTCGCGAACATGGACGACAGCGATTTCGCCGTCTTCGCGCGTGGCGCCGACTGGACCGAGACCGCGTCGCTGTCGACGCGGGCGCAGGTCTCCACGTTCGGCTGGGAAGGCGAGGGCGGCGTCACCATCGAACGCGCCTCGCGCGAGCTTCACGCCGACGGCTTCACCGTGCGGCTGCCCGAGCGATGGCCGCGCCTTCCGCACGATCTGGAGAATGCCGCCGCGGCGGCGGAGATGGTGCGCGTGCTCGGTATCGGCGCCGAGCACGTCGAGCGGGCGCTTGCCGAGTTCCAGCCGCTCCGCCACCGGCTGGCGCTGGTGGCGGAGGCCGGCGGCATCCAGTGGTGGAACGACTCGAAGGCCACCAACGTCGGCGCGACGCTGAGCAGCCTGCGCGCGTTCGACGGCAACGTGATCCTGCTGGCCGGCGGCGTCTCCAAAGGCTGCGACTTCGCTCCACTGGTCGCCGAAGCAGGGCGCATGAAGATGGTCATAGCCTACGGCGCTTGCGCCGCCGAGGTCGAGTCCGCCCTTGCCGGCCACGCTGCCGTCGTGGTAGAGCCCGGCCTGGAGCGGGCAGTGAAGCGCGCGGCGGCCGAGGCCGCTTGCGGCGACGTGGTCCTGCTCGCACCGGCCTGCGCCAGCTTCGATGAGTTCCGCGACTACGTGGATCGCGGTGAGAAGTTCGAGGGCTGGGTGCGCGGGCTGCAGGAGGTGGGGCGGTGA